The following proteins come from a genomic window of Acidobacteriota bacterium:
- a CDS encoding VWA domain-containing protein encodes MMRFTAPELLWLALPWLLFVGWFFRRQDLVVDWIDGHLAPRFRALFTRYRRASLRIHAIWVSLAGGALIVALAGPSTAGSGHADSRGDVVLLIDASVSMKAVDGELAGRRAPRLVQAREIARQLVRALPERRFGLVSFSGIATIHLPLTADHAVLDESLRVLEEHTFYQNTGSRFGPALDKALRYRQDEGALQIVLLSDGEQPQEPDYHPVVKALAAAEVPVHTVAIGGLEGQERVIYDFRDIVAKKEKPGVLRRFTTRRVDHHLESIARHTDGIFRVASESSVADLAQAIDSYRGGRERVVTPEARRSFAGLCLAAFAVLFLLEGFYLPPRRWSTAMDFDLDRIGRPPEPAIQGRRGNRWRAGSSLLLLLLLGCSGSAWRAFLENEQGIARDDLGQHREARAHYERSLSYEIQAALPSHNLARSVLLTGDYVAAHGLFQETLQRDPELAAALYNHGVTLYRWGEAERDPQGCHQERTLELWGRASARFAEVPGDSPYAARARTNGDFLERRRAEIEAAMAESCPPPPEGAAGSGGEQGEGSGGGSGEGSASGGGPSGAPSPPPPLAPAEVETIEQAMERIRQQRLAEGKYFRRTLEEQFTRDQWAQPEAEIWW; translated from the coding sequence ATGATGCGTTTCACGGCCCCCGAGCTCCTCTGGCTGGCTCTGCCCTGGTTGCTCTTCGTCGGCTGGTTCTTCCGCCGCCAAGATCTCGTCGTCGACTGGATCGACGGCCATCTGGCGCCGCGTTTTCGCGCCCTCTTCACCCGCTACCGCCGGGCCTCCCTGAGGATCCACGCCATCTGGGTGTCGCTCGCCGGCGGAGCCCTGATCGTCGCCCTCGCCGGGCCGAGCACTGCCGGCAGCGGTCACGCCGACAGCCGTGGCGACGTCGTGTTGCTGATCGACGCCTCGGTCAGCATGAAGGCGGTCGACGGCGAGCTCGCCGGCCGCCGCGCCCCGCGCCTGGTCCAGGCGCGGGAGATCGCGCGCCAGCTCGTGCGAGCGCTGCCGGAGCGGCGATTCGGCCTGGTGAGCTTCTCGGGCATTGCCACCATCCACCTCCCTCTGACCGCCGACCACGCGGTGCTCGACGAGAGCCTGCGCGTGCTCGAGGAGCACACCTTCTACCAGAACACCGGCTCGCGCTTTGGACCGGCCCTCGACAAGGCGCTGCGCTATCGCCAGGACGAAGGCGCCCTGCAGATCGTTCTGCTGAGCGATGGCGAGCAGCCCCAGGAACCCGACTATCACCCGGTGGTCAAGGCTCTGGCCGCGGCCGAAGTGCCGGTTCATACGGTTGCCATCGGCGGTCTCGAGGGCCAGGAACGGGTGATCTACGACTTTCGCGACATCGTGGCGAAGAAGGAGAAGCCGGGGGTTTTGCGCCGCTTCACCACCCGCCGGGTGGATCATCACCTCGAGTCCATCGCCCGCCACACCGACGGCATCTTCCGGGTGGCTTCGGAAAGCAGCGTCGCCGATCTGGCGCAGGCCATCGACAGCTATCGCGGCGGCCGCGAGCGCGTGGTGACACCCGAGGCGCGGCGCTCCTTCGCCGGCCTCTGCTTGGCCGCCTTCGCGGTGCTCTTCCTGCTCGAGGGTTTCTACCTCCCGCCGCGCCGCTGGAGCACGGCCATGGACTTCGATCTCGATCGCATCGGTCGTCCCCCGGAGCCCGCCATCCAGGGGCGGCGAGGCAATCGCTGGCGCGCCGGATCTTCTCTGCTGCTCCTGCTCCTGCTCGGCTGCAGCGGATCCGCATGGCGAGCCTTCTTGGAGAACGAGCAGGGCATCGCCCGGGATGATCTGGGACAGCACCGCGAGGCCCGGGCCCACTACGAGCGCAGCCTCTCCTATGAGATCCAGGCGGCCCTTCCCAGCCACAACCTGGCGCGGTCGGTGCTGCTGACGGGCGATTACGTCGCCGCCCATGGTCTTTTCCAGGAGACCCTGCAGCGGGATCCGGAGCTGGCGGCGGCGCTCTACAACCATGGCGTCACCCTCTACCGCTGGGGCGAGGCCGAGCGCGATCCGCAGGGCTGCCATCAGGAGAGAACCCTCGAGCTCTGGGGACGGGCCTCGGCGCGCTTCGCGGAGGTCCCCGGCGACAGCCCTTATGCCGCTCGGGCGCGGACCAACGGTGACTTTCTCGAGCGACGCCGGGCCGAGATCGAGGCGGCGATGGCCGAGAGCTGCCCGCCGCCGCCGGAAGGCGCCGCGGGATCCGGCGGTGAGCAGGGCGAAGGCTCCGGCGGCGGCTCCGGGGAAGGATCGGCCTCCGGCGGTGGGCCCTCCGGAGCGCCGAGCCCACCACCGCCGCTGGCTCCTGCCGAGGTCGAGACCATCGAGCAGGCGATGGAGCGCATTCGGCAGCAAAGGCTCGCCGAAGGCAAGTACTTTCGGCGCACCCTAGAAGAGCAGTTCACGCGCGATCAGTGGGCCCAACCGGAGGCCGAGATCTGGTGGTAG
- the merB gene encoding organomercurial lyase, with the protein MAVEREVRLAVYRHFTDCAAAPTVAETARRTGLPDRQVRTAYGALAEQRILVLEEDGETLRMAPPFSAVATPHVATIDGRSYFANCAWDVFGVVAALGGEGVVESRCEHSGTALRLELRGNGPEASPWRFHSLLPASQWWRDIVFT; encoded by the coding sequence ATGGCAGTCGAAAGAGAGGTTCGGCTGGCGGTATATCGCCACTTCACGGACTGCGCAGCGGCGCCGACGGTGGCCGAGACGGCCAGGCGTACCGGCTTGCCGGACAGGCAGGTGCGCACCGCCTACGGCGCCCTTGCCGAGCAGCGCATCCTGGTGCTCGAAGAGGATGGCGAGACCCTTCGCATGGCGCCGCCCTTCTCGGCGGTGGCGACGCCGCATGTCGCGACCATCGACGGCAGGAGTTACTTTGCCAACTGCGCTTGGGATGTTTTCGGCGTGGTCGCGGCTCTGGGTGGAGAAGGAGTGGTCGAGTCGCGCTGCGAGCACTCCGGGACAGCCCTCCGGCTCGAGCTTCGAGGCAACGGCCCCGAGGCCTCACCCTGGCGGTTTCACTCCCTCCTTCCGGCCTCTCAATGGTGGCGAGACATCGTCTTCACTTGA
- a CDS encoding GH25 family lysozyme, whose protein sequence is MRDRSSRPTRSIHGLILICLLLALASPPVAAEDFDGVDVSGHSGKVDWPSLAGRFDFAFVKATEGVDLADSTFADHWPAMAEAGLLRGAYHFYVTEDDPIQQAEFFLATVPFRAGDLAPVVDIELIGHDTAPGLDARLRRWLVHVETALGVKPIIYTSQRFWDQHLSAGFGDYPLWIAEYEVAQPTLPAGWQSWTLWQWRGDAGIAGVEKGADLSRSHPSLKSLDGLRIPSSSNP, encoded by the coding sequence ATGCGCGACCGATCTTCCCGTCCTACCCGCTCGATTCACGGTCTCATCCTGATCTGCCTCCTCTTGGCGCTGGCGAGCCCGCCGGTAGCGGCCGAGGATTTCGACGGTGTCGACGTTTCCGGCCACAGCGGCAAGGTCGATTGGCCGTCCCTCGCCGGAAGATTCGACTTCGCCTTCGTCAAGGCGACGGAGGGTGTCGACCTGGCGGACTCGACCTTCGCGGACCATTGGCCAGCGATGGCCGAAGCCGGCCTGCTGCGTGGTGCCTATCACTTCTACGTGACGGAGGACGATCCGATTCAGCAGGCCGAGTTTTTTCTCGCCACGGTGCCTTTTCGGGCCGGAGACCTGGCACCGGTGGTCGACATCGAGCTCATCGGCCACGACACGGCACCGGGCCTCGACGCGCGCCTGCGGCGCTGGCTCGTCCACGTCGAGACCGCCCTTGGCGTCAAACCGATCATCTACACCTCGCAGCGCTTCTGGGACCAGCATCTCAGCGCTGGCTTCGGTGACTACCCGCTGTGGATCGCCGAGTACGAGGTCGCCCAGCCGACGCTCCCGGCCGGTTGGCAGTCATGGACCCTTTGGCAGTGGCGCGGCGATGCTGGGATCGCCGGAGTGGAGAAGGGCGCCGACCTCAGCCGCTCCCACCCGAGCCTGAAGTCCCTCGATGGTCTGCGGATTCCTTCCTCATCAAACCCCTAA
- a CDS encoding HEAT repeat domain-containing protein, giving the protein MESTGPTFSLREFVSELAIAWRKLLFYPEGHPAREGALEKCSAIIQGLVAPVAEIKLGVAKEALISDEEHIDGVGVALVANALYLRNVAVITFSEGIATGDLLTLLEQLQEDVPEDSGAEELAQQLSDRGVTTIAFDSVDYSSLMVTGELDAPVDRRRSLWDRILEQYLGSAVGEAGEGTLAQVMELINRFLPPGLSEGGEIPPEVQQLAERLADALDGHLRESSEGSVVKQVTELLGALPKVLRIPVLEQAIARLAGSDGNDDGLTALFHASNAADLISSIRRLRDSKFAFSGTVVQLIEGLVSTAPASLEGDSEADPDALRQLMQQDLEAQNEVDEKDFAIRLPNARVRFRTPAEFDQCLDSLAPLPVLQSLLTTLLTLLRDPYLQEEGAVPILVRLESLFARLVSSSRAAPAAALAQQIQHLAATPGERPGVAKAAAESLRRLIGPQTVQGLMEAMDLERERGERSAKHLVDVLGPTLLEQMLAVLDETNDRHDRRNLFDLLTSFPAQIVPLAVQRLQDPRWFVVRNMIALLAAVDDRSTIGWIRHCLGHGDSRVRLEAVKSLVRLDHELPEELIARSLADEDERIPLRMAHGVGNFRVMTAVAPLLALLDPRDPMGRNRPLRIQALKSLGQIGDPAVLPRLEKFFVTGLVPQNIEERRAAYQSLSGYPQAAVWPWINVGLKVRDGEIRALCEQLSRRPAS; this is encoded by the coding sequence ATGGAGTCTACGGGGCCGACCTTCTCACTGCGGGAGTTCGTCAGCGAGCTGGCTATCGCTTGGCGCAAGCTCCTCTTCTATCCGGAGGGCCATCCGGCGCGCGAGGGTGCCCTCGAGAAGTGCAGTGCGATCATCCAGGGCTTGGTGGCGCCGGTCGCCGAGATCAAGCTCGGAGTGGCGAAGGAAGCCCTGATCTCCGACGAAGAGCACATCGACGGAGTCGGAGTGGCGCTGGTCGCCAATGCCCTCTATCTGCGCAACGTTGCGGTCATCACCTTCAGCGAGGGGATCGCCACCGGAGATCTCCTGACGCTCCTCGAGCAATTGCAGGAGGACGTCCCCGAGGATTCTGGCGCCGAGGAGCTAGCGCAGCAGCTGAGCGACCGCGGCGTGACCACCATCGCCTTCGATTCGGTCGACTACTCGAGCCTGATGGTCACCGGCGAGCTCGACGCTCCGGTCGATCGCCGGCGCTCCTTGTGGGATCGCATCCTCGAGCAATACCTGGGCAGCGCAGTGGGAGAAGCCGGCGAAGGCACCCTCGCCCAGGTGATGGAGCTGATCAACCGCTTCCTGCCGCCGGGCTTGAGCGAGGGAGGCGAGATTCCGCCGGAGGTCCAGCAACTCGCCGAGCGCCTCGCCGACGCCCTCGACGGACATCTTCGCGAGTCCTCCGAAGGCAGCGTCGTCAAGCAGGTGACGGAGCTCCTGGGCGCACTCCCCAAGGTTTTGCGCATTCCCGTTCTCGAACAGGCCATCGCCCGGCTGGCCGGCAGCGATGGCAACGACGACGGGCTCACCGCCCTCTTTCACGCCTCCAACGCCGCCGATCTGATCTCCTCGATTCGTCGTCTCCGGGACTCGAAGTTCGCCTTCTCGGGAACCGTGGTGCAGCTCATCGAGGGATTGGTCTCGACCGCCCCGGCGTCCCTCGAAGGCGACTCTGAAGCCGATCCTGACGCTCTTCGTCAACTGATGCAGCAAGACCTCGAAGCGCAAAATGAGGTCGATGAGAAGGACTTCGCCATCCGCCTGCCCAATGCGCGGGTGCGCTTTCGAACCCCTGCCGAGTTCGACCAGTGCCTCGACAGCCTGGCGCCGCTCCCGGTGCTGCAATCGCTCCTCACCACGCTGCTCACGCTGCTGCGCGACCCCTACCTGCAGGAGGAGGGAGCGGTCCCGATCCTGGTCCGCCTCGAAAGCCTCTTCGCGCGGCTGGTGTCGAGCTCGAGGGCGGCGCCGGCGGCGGCCTTGGCGCAGCAGATTCAGCACCTCGCGGCGACCCCCGGCGAGCGGCCTGGAGTGGCCAAGGCGGCGGCCGAGTCCCTGCGGCGACTGATCGGACCGCAGACCGTCCAGGGCTTGATGGAAGCCATGGACCTGGAGCGCGAGCGCGGTGAGCGCTCTGCCAAGCACCTCGTGGATGTCCTCGGACCGACCCTCCTCGAGCAGATGCTGGCGGTGCTCGACGAGACCAACGATCGCCACGACCGGCGCAACCTGTTCGACCTCCTGACCTCCTTCCCGGCGCAGATCGTGCCCCTGGCGGTGCAGCGCCTGCAGGATCCGCGCTGGTTCGTGGTGCGCAACATGATCGCCCTGCTGGCGGCGGTCGACGACCGCTCCACCATCGGCTGGATTCGCCATTGTCTGGGCCACGGCGACTCTCGTGTGCGACTCGAAGCGGTCAAGAGCCTGGTGCGCCTCGACCACGAGCTGCCGGAGGAGCTCATCGCGCGCTCCCTCGCCGACGAGGACGAGCGAATTCCGCTGCGCATGGCCCACGGCGTCGGCAATTTTCGGGTGATGACCGCGGTGGCGCCGTTGCTCGCGCTGCTCGATCCACGGGATCCGATGGGAAGGAATCGGCCGCTGCGCATTCAGGCCCTCAAGAGCCTCGGCCAGATCGGGGATCCGGCGGTCCTGCCCCGCCTCGAGAAGTTTTTCGTCACCGGCCTGGTGCCGCAGAATATCGAGGAGCGACGGGCGGCCTATCAGTCCCTTTCGGGATATCCCCAGGCTGCCGTCTGGCCCTGGATCAACGTCGGCCTGAAGGTTCGGGACGGCGAGATTCGGGCTCTTTGTGAACAGCTTTCACGGCGACCGGCGTCATGA
- a CDS encoding copper chaperone PCu(A)C, with protein sequence MNKLKMTCLVIALAAFATTAGATSPWGGQYFPNVELTTHQGETVQFFDDLIKDKVVVINFIYTICPDTCPLETARLAKVHELLGERVGQDIFMYSITIDPENDTPEVLADYARRFRAGKGWTFLTGDEDDITLLRQKLGLYIEEIQDGSNNHNVNLIIGNQKTGQWMKRSPFENPYVLATHIGSWLSGWKAPPEERRDYAKAPKVRNISQGETLFRTRCSTCHTIGNGEEGLPEGLRGPDLLDVTKRRERVWLERWIAEPDVMLAERDPIAMGLFAKYDEIPMPNMRLSEVDIEDLLRYVDSETRRVHMQRARDKRRQRQGIALASTRSESQQEPAGDVVAIMNAWVREAHPEAPVNAGYLTLINVGSEDVTLIGLTSPSFGQVELHEMAKVDGLMKMRRLAQVVIPAGGQVRFEPGGQHLMLKEPTKAPVRGDAIEVTLTFLSGRSQKATLPVENR encoded by the coding sequence ATGAACAAGCTCAAGATGACGTGCCTGGTGATCGCCCTGGCGGCCTTCGCTACGACCGCCGGTGCCACCTCGCCCTGGGGCGGCCAGTACTTCCCCAATGTCGAGCTGACCACCCACCAGGGTGAGACGGTGCAGTTCTTCGACGACCTGATCAAGGACAAGGTGGTGGTGATCAACTTCATCTACACCATCTGTCCCGACACCTGTCCACTGGAGACGGCTCGTCTGGCCAAGGTGCACGAGCTGCTCGGCGAGCGCGTCGGGCAAGACATCTTCATGTACTCGATCACCATCGATCCGGAGAACGACACGCCGGAGGTGCTGGCCGATTATGCGCGTCGCTTCCGGGCCGGCAAGGGCTGGACCTTCTTGACCGGTGACGAAGATGACATCACCTTGCTGCGGCAAAAGCTCGGCCTCTACATCGAGGAGATCCAGGACGGCTCCAACAACCACAACGTCAACCTGATCATCGGCAACCAGAAGACCGGCCAGTGGATGAAGCGCTCGCCGTTCGAGAATCCATACGTTCTGGCGACCCACATCGGGAGCTGGCTGAGCGGCTGGAAGGCACCGCCGGAAGAACGGCGGGACTACGCCAAGGCCCCCAAGGTGCGCAACATCTCCCAGGGAGAAACGCTCTTTCGCACCCGCTGCTCGACCTGCCACACCATCGGCAACGGCGAGGAAGGCCTTCCAGAAGGGCTGCGTGGGCCGGATCTCCTCGACGTCACCAAGCGACGGGAACGGGTCTGGCTCGAGCGCTGGATCGCCGAGCCGGACGTCATGCTGGCGGAGCGGGATCCGATCGCCATGGGGCTGTTCGCCAAGTACGACGAGATTCCGATGCCGAACATGCGCCTGAGCGAGGTCGACATCGAAGACCTGCTGCGCTACGTCGACAGCGAGACGCGCCGGGTGCACATGCAGCGGGCGCGCGACAAGCGCCGTCAGCGCCAGGGCATCGCCCTCGCCTCGACCCGCAGCGAGTCCCAGCAGGAGCCGGCCGGCGATGTGGTCGCGATCATGAACGCCTGGGTGCGGGAGGCTCATCCCGAGGCCCCGGTCAACGCCGGCTACCTGACGCTGATTAATGTCGGCAGCGAAGACGTCACCTTGATCGGCCTCACCAGCCCGTCCTTCGGGCAGGTCGAGCTGCACGAGATGGCCAAGGTCGACGGTCTGATGAAGATGCGCCGGCTCGCCCAGGTGGTGATTCCGGCCGGCGGCCAGGTGCGTTTCGAGCCGGGCGGCCAGCACTTGATGCTCAAGGAACCCACCAAAGCGCCGGTGCGTGGCGACGCCATCGAAGTCACTCTGACCTTTCTCTCCGGCCGGTCCCAAAAGGCCACCTTGCCGGTGGAGAATCGCTAA
- a CDS encoding DUF58 domain-containing protein, whose product MSSPERSEAIELQRRVQRLEAAARRNLSGMVSSQFASRLRGQGLLYEESRRYVHGDPARRIDWNVTARLGEPFVKVHLDERRRPIVLVVDISPSMKVGFSGRSKLETAVEIAATLAVSILAAGDHVGLLLFADRLVEVVPAGGGRRQLHRLLASLLRHASGGRDRISHSDPRVAIRALEEGQKQRSLVYFLSDFFDHDVAEDLRYLRARHRVTLIRIEDPGEALLAGGPVRFLGASPEGELAARRVGGKAPDSQIGEREARLLRVARSRAIGWLEASTAESVPALLARHFHRRRRAP is encoded by the coding sequence TTGAGTTCCCCAGAGCGTTCCGAAGCGATCGAGCTGCAACGCCGGGTGCAGCGCCTCGAAGCGGCGGCCCGGCGCAACCTCAGCGGCATGGTGAGCAGTCAGTTCGCCAGCCGCTTACGCGGTCAGGGATTGCTCTACGAGGAGTCGCGGCGCTATGTCCACGGGGATCCCGCCCGCCGCATCGACTGGAACGTCACCGCCCGTCTCGGCGAGCCCTTCGTCAAGGTCCATCTCGACGAGCGTCGGCGGCCGATCGTGCTGGTGGTCGACATCAGCCCATCGATGAAGGTCGGCTTCAGCGGACGCTCCAAGCTGGAGACGGCAGTCGAGATCGCGGCCACCCTGGCGGTGTCGATCCTCGCCGCCGGCGATCACGTCGGTTTGCTTCTGTTCGCCGATCGGTTGGTCGAGGTGGTGCCAGCGGGCGGGGGACGGCGGCAGCTCCACCGGCTTCTGGCTTCCCTGCTGCGGCATGCCTCGGGCGGGCGCGACCGCATCTCACACTCGGACCCGCGGGTGGCGATTCGAGCCCTCGAAGAGGGCCAGAAGCAACGCTCGCTGGTCTATTTCCTGTCCGATTTCTTCGATCACGATGTTGCCGAGGACTTGCGTTACCTGCGCGCCCGCCACCGGGTGACTTTGATCCGGATCGAGGATCCCGGTGAGGCTCTGCTGGCGGGCGGGCCGGTGCGCTTCCTCGGCGCTTCGCCGGAAGGCGAGCTGGCGGCCCGTAGGGTGGGCGGCAAGGCCCCCGACTCCCAGATCGGGGAGCGCGAAGCGAGGCTTCTGCGGGTTGCCCGGTCCCGCGCCATCGGTTGGCTCGAAGCCTCGACGGCGGAGTCGGTTCCGGCTTTGCTGGCGCGCCACTTCCATCGCCGAAGGCGGGCGCCATGA
- a CDS encoding HD domain-containing protein has product MTENTEATSALIVDLAQAASTNGLYPADHPRSRRALDSLTASLAAAFDERQKEDITFLLVDDDLAVDQQPWQRSAHHRTGLVKAMTRSGIERLTIARAVGEGELARLLRAIGGARIPNSTEHVTIGRLAIEEGEGEELEGLGRTLEGRLDDLEQSLGTLLEDPTRGFAQLERSLWQVLDSTTRENRTFALLKSLRGKQDRLWRHAVNVGLLVTHHARSLNIEGQALHDLGVGALLHDIGYLDLMVGEGKADLPANLRRRHPELGAMRLAAVPGMCDLAILVAYEHHLAWNGQGGYPQSAGRRPGFAAQITAVSDTWEMLLDGAAAVPATQRYELAAGELKRRAGTMLDPFLVATFLELMKTAPGAQTA; this is encoded by the coding sequence ATGACCGAGAACACCGAAGCAACCAGCGCCCTGATCGTCGACCTGGCCCAGGCGGCGTCCACCAACGGTCTCTATCCGGCCGACCACCCGCGCTCCCGCCGCGCCCTCGACTCTCTGACCGCCAGCTTGGCCGCTGCCTTCGACGAGCGGCAGAAGGAAGACATCACCTTTCTCCTGGTGGACGACGATCTCGCCGTCGATCAACAGCCCTGGCAGCGATCGGCCCACCACCGGACCGGCCTGGTCAAGGCGATGACGCGCTCCGGCATCGAGCGTCTCACCATCGCCCGGGCGGTTGGCGAGGGCGAGCTCGCCCGGCTCCTGCGCGCCATCGGCGGGGCGCGCATTCCGAACAGCACGGAACACGTGACCATCGGCCGGCTGGCGATCGAGGAAGGCGAGGGCGAAGAGCTCGAAGGCTTGGGGCGCACCCTCGAAGGCAGGCTCGACGACCTCGAGCAGTCCCTCGGCACGCTGCTCGAGGATCCCACCCGCGGCTTTGCGCAGCTCGAGCGCTCCCTCTGGCAGGTGCTCGATTCCACCACCCGGGAGAACCGCACCTTCGCGCTCCTGAAGAGTCTGCGGGGCAAGCAGGACCGCCTGTGGCGGCATGCCGTGAACGTGGGTCTGCTGGTGACCCACCACGCGCGCTCCCTCAACATCGAAGGCCAGGCCTTGCACGATCTCGGAGTGGGTGCGCTGCTCCACGACATCGGCTATCTCGACCTGATGGTCGGCGAGGGCAAGGCGGATCTGCCGGCCAACCTGCGTCGTCGTCATCCGGAGCTCGGTGCGATGCGCCTGGCGGCGGTTCCTGGCATGTGCGACCTCGCCATTTTGGTGGCCTACGAGCATCATCTGGCGTGGAACGGTCAGGGAGGGTATCCGCAGAGTGCCGGCCGACGGCCCGGCTTCGCAGCCCAGATCACGGCCGTTTCGGACACTTGGGAGATGCTTCTCGACGGCGCCGCGGCGGTGCCGGCGACGCAGCGCTACGAGCTTGCCGCCGGTGAGCTCAAACGGCGCGCCGGCACCATGCTGGACCCGTTTCTGGTGGCGACCTTTCTCGAGCTGATGAAGACCGCGCCGGGAGCCCAGACGGCGTGA
- a CDS encoding VWA domain-containing protein has protein sequence MTSPALAHPWVLWFLLGLPVIGVWRWRRNRRLVPWPAAQLDKPPRGQGLGELASLAAELLLLACALLGAAGPYRSSHLELSEARGIDVTLVLDISLSMLAEDFEPNRLEVLRRVAADFVARSGEHRIGVVVFAKDALVQTPLTTDHGSLLSLLEAVTVYVLDQEKSGGTALGDALLVAAEGLEAARIDGRDQAVVLITDGESNAGIDPLLAARYLESREIRLYAIGIGGTEPVQVMFKGAPVGGDNPYLASLDDAQLRALVADGRGRYFRALDGSALEQIFQELSRLESAPLELRRVEIRHPWTTPFAATCGALFLCHLLMRGLWLRRPYR, from the coding sequence ATGACCTCGCCGGCCCTCGCCCACCCCTGGGTGCTGTGGTTTCTTCTCGGCCTACCGGTGATCGGAGTCTGGCGCTGGCGCAGGAACCGCCGGCTGGTGCCTTGGCCCGCGGCCCAGCTCGACAAACCGCCCCGCGGCCAGGGCCTCGGCGAGCTGGCCTCCCTGGCCGCCGAGCTCCTGTTGCTGGCCTGTGCGTTGCTCGGCGCCGCTGGTCCCTACCGCTCCAGCCACCTCGAGCTCAGCGAGGCGCGGGGCATCGACGTCACCCTGGTTCTCGACATCTCCCTCAGCATGCTGGCGGAGGACTTCGAGCCCAACCGCCTGGAAGTGCTGCGGCGAGTGGCGGCGGACTTCGTGGCGCGCAGTGGCGAGCACCGCATCGGCGTGGTGGTGTTCGCCAAGGATGCACTGGTCCAAACCCCCTTGACCACCGATCACGGCAGTCTGTTGTCGCTCCTCGAGGCGGTCACCGTCTATGTGCTCGACCAGGAGAAGAGCGGCGGTACCGCCCTCGGCGATGCCCTGCTGGTGGCTGCCGAAGGTCTCGAGGCGGCGCGCATCGACGGCCGCGACCAGGCGGTGGTATTGATCACCGATGGCGAGAGCAATGCCGGGATCGATCCCCTCCTGGCGGCGCGCTATCTCGAAAGCCGGGAGATTCGCCTCTACGCCATCGGCATCGGCGGCACGGAGCCGGTCCAGGTGATGTTCAAGGGGGCGCCGGTCGGTGGCGACAACCCCTACCTCGCCTCCCTCGACGACGCTCAGCTCAGGGCGCTGGTCGCCGACGGCCGGGGGCGCTACTTTCGCGCCCTCGACGGCTCTGCCCTCGAGCAGATCTTCCAGGAGCTTTCGCGACTCGAGAGCGCGCCCCTCGAGCTGCGACGGGTGGAGATCCGTCACCCCTGGACGACACCCTTCGCGGCAACCTGCGGCGCTCTCTTCCTCTGTCATCTCCTGATGCGCGGCCTGTGGCTGCGAAGGCCCTATCGATGA
- a CDS encoding MoxR family ATPase, with translation MTELSIQEAAHPTVRRLENALRQGVQGQDSFLRGLLVALLANGHVLIEGVPGLGKTRAVHLLARHCQVWFQRVQFTPDLLPADILGTRIYNQQSGQFETVQGPAFTNFLLADEINRAPAKVQSALLETMQERQITIGQESIPVPRPFLVFATQNPVEQEGTYPLPEAQLDRFLVKLQVEYPRLADEVSIVQMVIDETEMPMADELVSRQQLEELQAEVRGIFIEERLVDYATRLVRATRDSSQVGLSLDPFIELGASPRGSISLVQAARATALIAGRDAVIPDDLKAVAPDVLRHRIVRTYIAEAEAVTCDQMIAEILSAVRVP, from the coding sequence GTGACCGAGTTGTCGATACAGGAAGCCGCCCATCCAACGGTCCGGCGGCTCGAAAACGCCCTGCGCCAAGGGGTGCAGGGCCAAGACTCCTTTCTGCGTGGCCTGTTGGTCGCCTTGCTCGCCAACGGCCATGTCTTGATCGAGGGAGTTCCGGGGCTCGGCAAGACGCGCGCCGTTCACCTGCTGGCGCGCCACTGCCAGGTGTGGTTCCAGCGGGTTCAGTTCACGCCCGATTTGCTGCCGGCGGACATTCTCGGCACCCGCATCTACAACCAGCAGTCGGGCCAGTTCGAAACCGTTCAGGGCCCGGCCTTCACCAACTTCCTGCTCGCCGACGAGATCAACCGCGCCCCGGCGAAGGTGCAGTCGGCACTTCTCGAGACCATGCAAGAGCGTCAGATCACGATCGGTCAGGAGAGCATCCCGGTGCCGCGACCGTTTCTGGTCTTCGCCACCCAGAATCCGGTCGAGCAGGAAGGCACCTATCCCCTACCGGAGGCCCAGCTCGATCGTTTCCTGGTCAAGCTGCAAGTCGAGTACCCGCGGCTGGCAGACGAAGTGTCGATCGTCCAGATGGTGATCGACGAGACCGAGATGCCGATGGCCGACGAGCTGGTCTCCCGTCAGCAGCTCGAGGAGCTGCAGGCGGAGGTCCGCGGCATCTTCATCGAGGAGCGTCTGGTGGACTACGCCACCCGCTTGGTGCGGGCGACCCGCGACTCGAGCCAGGTCGGTCTTTCCCTCGACCCCTTCATCGAGCTCGGCGCCTCCCCCCGCGGCTCCATCTCGCTGGTCCAGGCGGCCCGTGCCACGGCCCTGATCGCAGGCCGCGATGCGGTGATCCCGGACGACCTCAAGGCGGTGGCTCCGGATGTTCTGCGCCACCGCATCGTGCGGACCTACATCGCCGAAGCGGAGGCCGTGACCTGTGACCAGATGATCGCCGAGATCCTCTCGGCGGTGCGGGTTCCTTGA